The Panicum hallii strain FIL2 chromosome 5, PHallii_v3.1, whole genome shotgun sequence genome contains the following window.
TAGAAGTGGTGGTAGTACTATTGATCACGCCATTTCCAGAAGGTCCGGTTCCCATTGGGCATTGGCCATTGCTCCTTTCGTTTGAGAAGGCAACGTGACAAGAAGACCGACAGATCTCGAGCTGCCGCCCGCTGACACCTGAGTGCATGACATGCATGACAGAGGGTCACCGCTCCTAGCTCCGTGCATTTTCAATCACCCATGAATGCCGTTAATTGCGTTCACTAACcgttgcttgacttgaaactGACAGCAGCGGCACCCTTCGCCATGACAGGAGGATAAACTGTCAAGAGGCTCTCACTGACGGATGTGCAGGTCCTGATCAGACATGACAGGAGGATAAACACGCACGGCTCGAACGAGGCCAGACATCGCCAATTCGCCATGCCATCCGTCAATCGGTTCAGAGGCGGAAAGCCAGCAGCACGACGCTGCCCTCCTTAAAGGATTTCCAACCGGCGGTTGGCCGTTGGATGgtacggcggcgacgacgacgttACGTGCTGCACTGTAAGCTGTTACCCCTAACAATGGCACGGAAAGCCCCTTTCCGGGCCGGTTTGGTGGCTAATCTCGACCGGGAGCACAGCTGCAACGCGTCTGCTAGCAGCCGTGCGTCCTGCGTTGATCGATCTGGTAGTGCTGGTACGCGCCCCGGCGCAACGACCTTGCATGCTGAGATCACGGGATGCAGCTCCAACAGCTCGGCTATTGCAGCAGCCTATCGTTTCGGCCTGCGCCTGCCTCGTCCATGACATGGTTGACGGCGCACCTAATGGCAGGCCTGCTTCTTAATGCGGAAGAGATCGGCGTCCGCCCTGCACCTTTTATGGACGGTTGGTTGCATGAAGCTTTCTTTCATCAGAGGGAATGGGGGAGCGAGGTCGATCGATCCCTGCAACATCTGAAAAAGATGGGTCACTCGACAGTGTTGGGCAACGTCATGCCAGTTCAAGGATGGATCCCGGCATGGAGCGAAAGGTTTTGCGGGTTTCGAATCGAGCGTAGGATCTGGGCGGAGCTGTAGATAAAGTTAAAAGTTAGAGGGAAATGGCGCTGACTGACAGGGGGCACATCTTTAGCTGGAGCTTTAGGTGCCGCCACAAATCTAGCTTGCTAGCTTCAATCCAAGGTCAAAATTCAGGAAATCCGGGCTTGTATAATTTTCGCGATCAACTTTTATCATTTTAGTCCAGGTATGATGAGGTATATATATGCTGTCAAAACAAAGAGCACAACGGAAACTTCTGTTTTGCTGTATTCGGTATTCTTCCTGTGGTCAGGAAAAGACACACAGTTCATGCAGTTCGTTTGCTAATATTTCCCTGACAAGCTGCCATGTTGCTTGATGAAACATGAAAACTGGTGTCCAAAATCAACTCTTTGAAGAGATACTGGGCCGACCCGGGCTTGTGCTAGGCCAAGAAAAGGTCCGATTTGTTCTGACTGGGGGGCGCGTGTACCAAAATGTTTCAGGTCTGGCTTCGGCCAGGCCATACCTGTGATTATGTCTTGGGGtcaggcccacctgtcagcttGGCCCATTACGGTCGCAGTCGCTTTGAGGAGAGGCGGCCTAGTGACCGCGGAAGGTGACCCATCATGATTCTCTTTTTCCGAGAACAACAGATGCAAAAGATGGCCCTGGGCTGTCAAATTTTCTTTTGTGGTGGGAGGAGACAGACAGGGAGAAGAATCCAAATCTGGTTCGCCAGAAATATCTCCCAAAAGCACTCAAAAAAATCTTCCCAAAAGCCGAAAAGGTCATGTTGTGCGATGTCACCATGACATATTGCCACGTCTGAACTCTGGACTAGCATTCAAGTACAGAGCCCAAGGCCACAGGGGCTGGAGCTGGAGGTAGGAGAAGCAGGATCGCCCGTGGAGTACAATATGATTCAGTGTCCGGTGGGGACTTGCGAGACGGAAACACCGGATGCAACGACGACCCATCTCTCCAGTCTCCAGTCTCctgtctcaaaaaaaaaaaaggtctCGTTCGTTCAGTTGCCAACAGGCGACGCCAGTGTTGGTAGTCCGGTCAGTTTCACGGTTTATAGTTGGAATAAGCAACGGAAGATCCTCGGTTCGGTCTCGACTTTTGACGGGTCGGGGCTCGTGATCTGGTTTCCTGATTTTCCATGGCGGGACTTCTGACGGCTTCCCAGCTTCTGCTCCGTGAACGGTTTCTGGTCGTCTCAGCCTGCGCATGTCTCTGTTCTCTGGTCAGGACTTGAGCCTTCAACGTAACAGCCTGACAGGCTCCTTTTCCACTCTTAGAACAGGAAGAAAGAACACCTGCTCTCCCGTTACCAGGTTTTACAACGCACAAACAAACATACACCAGCCACTTACTACACACATCTAACACTGAATTCAACTACTAACCGGGCTCTGTTTACTCCATAATCACCACACTAACTTTTCTTTCTCAGCTCTGCATAACAAACCCGTTCACGGTTTACAAACCACTAGAGTACTAAATAGCCGATAAAACGGAGGCAAAGTTATGCTACGAGTCATATGTACACTACTACAGGTGGAGTTCCACCCTAGTAGAACACTTGGCCGAGGACAGAGAACGGGAACGGCACGGCGCCCCTGCCCTGCGCCGCCAGCTCCGCCGCGGCCTCGCCCGCGTCGGCCGCCTCGGCCCCGGTCCCGGCCCCCACCCGGCGCCGCTTGCCCGGCGCCTCCAcggccggcagcggcggcggcgcgccctTGCCGGCGGCCACCAGCTCCTCCTTCTTGGCGAGCATGGCGCGCAGCACGACGCCCGGGTCGTCGGCCAGCTTGCCGAGGAACGCCATCATCTGGCCCGGGCGGCTctcggcggcgcgcaggcggctgTCCATGGCccgcagctcctcctccatgcCCCGCTGCTCCTCCCGCAGGCGCTGCACGGCGCGGATGGTGCCGCgcacctcctccccctcctcgccCAGCTcccggccgccgcagccggcCTTCTTCTTCTTGCGCACGATCAGCGGCAGCAGGTGCGCCTGCCCGCGCAGGAACGACTCGTGCGCGAACTCCCACCGGTCCGTGTCCACCTTCCTGAACCCCTGGAACCGCACGAAGAATTGTTACAACCATGAGTTCATTACACGGCCGCAAAAGGAGATCACTAGGGAGTTGGGCGTGCAGCAGGAGCTCACGTACGTAGGTGTTGAGCTGTCGGACGAAGCTGGCGAAGTTGCGGTGCTTGAAGTAGGATGGCAGCAGGTAGTCGGAGAAGGCGGCGGGGTCGAGGACAAGGAAGGTGTTGCTGGCGCCGCCCCAGCGCACGACGGCGTCCGTGGCCGGGTCGCTCACCATGTGGAACGTCTTGGCGACGAACGGCGCGACGGCGGCCGCCTCCTGCTtctgctgctgattctgctgcgcgcctcccccgccgccgccgaagccgGCGTGGAGCTGCAGGTGCTCCTTGCACTCGCTGCCCATGACGCTAGCACGCTCGAACAAGTGAACAAACAGGTGGTCCTTGCACTCGCTGTCCAGTACTCCGCACTCTGCAGAGCGCGCACGGCCGGCGAAGAACCGGATAAGAAAGCCGCTCGCCCGCTTTTCTTCCACCCCGCTCTCTGTGTCGCTGATCGGTGCGGCCTTGCCGGTTTTATTCGTCTCCTCCGTCGGTGCGGGGCGAGTCCTACATGTCCACGCAGATATTTGTGTCCGGGGGCGGTAAAGGAACCCGCTGCCGCCTCGCGCTTTATATATCTGGCTCGTGCCGACCTTATCGGCGGCCTGAGCGAGCTCGCGGGTGCGTGTCCGGGCGCGGGGCCAGGGGCCAGGTGGCCCGGCGCTCGGCGGCAACAAATGGAGGCATGTGATTTGCGCGGTGACGTGGCGCCGGTGGTGTGCCGGATCGTGGGAGGATTCGGTGCCCGTCGCGCACGAGACACGTGTGGCGGCGCTCGGGCAAAGTGCCGCGCTGTCTCCCGGGTCATGGCATCTCCGTTCGCGGGCGCTGcgcttttcttttccttttctgttCGAGCCTGTTGCGCCTTTTGAGTGGGCATCCGGTCTGATACAGTGACACCGTGCTAGTTGGGCGGGACAGCAGGTCGCCGGAGGGGAAAAGCTTGGTGTTCGGATCACAGGCCTACTAGCAGGTCCCGTGTTCACGTTCGCGGTCGAAAGTGAAGGGTAAACATCGAGCGGGAGCAGTATCCTAGTGCGGCGCACCAGGCTGAACACGGACACGAAAAGCATCACGTCTCCGTGGTTCCACAGCCGAGAATGGTTAGCGGGGCACTTACCAGTCTAGTAAAGCCCTCCCCACCCTCTTCGCCCCCTCCTCCGACGATCGCACGGCCGCCACGTCGCGCTTGCGTTGGACCAACCGATCGTGCCACGGAAAGGGACGCGCCGTGGACTAGGCAGCAGGTGAGCGCGTAGTGTCAAAAGCGCCCGGAGCGAGCCAACCGCCGCAGTCCGTGTGTGCTCGGCGCTGTTGCCGTCGGACAGCAACCCGGGGGCCGGGGCTTGCGGCGGCAGCCGGCAGCGCACCACGCCCACGGAACGGTGGCCCTATGGAAAGCAACCGGCCGCGGGGTGGCGTCGTTGACAGGCCGCGACCTCTGCCCCCGCGCGGCCACGTCGCGGGAGCCCGTCGGCCTCGGCGTCGTCCCGATCGGAGCGTGCGGAGGCGGCCGAGAGCGACCGCGCGCCGGGGCGCCGATCGCCTCGCCGGGGGGTGTCGTCGTCCCGGTTAGCCGCGCACTGGCCTGATGCCTGGGGGGACGTGATGAGGCCGACGGGGTTGCTGTGGCTTTTGCGACGTGGAGGGCTGGGTCTCCGATCACGGCCCGGCGGCCCGCACTTGGCGAGGAGACTCATCATGCCGGGATCGGCGCTCTACGGCGACGGCTCATCCGCGGATCGACCCGCTGCACACGTACGCACGATCATGGCGGTGGCACGTAATTTCCATTCTTTATGATTTTCTTTTGAGCAAGCATGGCAGGTGCTCTGTTTTTCATCAATAGTAGAATGCAAGCGTTGTAACTTAGTACAAGACTGGCATGGTGCCAGTTGTCGATAACTCGATACAATTTTGGTATTCGCATCCAATTCAGCTGCTGCCCCGACCTGCTCCCTGTCCGACAACAGGTAAAGCACCAAGCACCAGAGCTGCTCTCAGTT
Protein-coding sequences here:
- the LOC112895292 gene encoding heat stress transcription factor C-1b-like; its protein translation is MGSECKEHLQLHAGFGGGGGGAQQNQQQKQEAAAVAPFVAKTFHMVSDPATDAVVRWGGASNTFLVLDPAAFSDYLLPSYFKHRNFASFVRQLNTYGFRKVDTDRWEFAHESFLRGQAHLLPLIVRKKKKAGCGGRELGEEGEEVRGTIRAVQRLREEQRGMEEELRAMDSRLRAAESRPGQMMAFLGKLADDPGVVLRAMLAKKEELVAAGKGAPPPLPAVEAPGKRRRVGAGTGAEAADAGEAAAELAAQGRGAVPFPFSVLGQVFY